One stretch of Eretmochelys imbricata isolate rEreImb1 chromosome 1, rEreImb1.hap1, whole genome shotgun sequence DNA includes these proteins:
- the KLHDC10 gene encoding kelch domain-containing protein 10 isoform X3, which produces MSAAEGGWDGNRRRGGAGGSGSGGGCSGDGPGAAPAGGLLNRFVQLPARPHLAGSKKKIRLVLIRRFPRSRPILKVRKRSFRAGHRAPPARSGHRCVADNANLYVFGGYNPDYDESGGPENEDYPLFRELWRYNFATGAWHQMGTEGYMPRELASMSLVLHGNNLLVFGGTGIPFGESNGNDVHVCNVKYKRWALLSCRGKKPNRIYGQAMAIINGSLYVFGGTTGYIYSTDLHKLDLNTREWIQLKPNNMHCDMPEERYRHEIAHDGQRIYILGGGTSWTAYSLDKIHAYNLETNTWEEIATRPHEKIGFPAARRCHSCVQIKNDVFVCGGYNGEVILGDIWKLNLQTFQWVKLPAVMPEPVYFHCAAVTPAGCMYVHGGVVNIHENKRTGSLFKMWLVVPSLLELSWEKLLGFFPHLATLSRSQLLHLGLTQGLIERLK; this is translated from the exons ATGTCGGCGGCGGAGGGCGGCTGGGACGGGAATCGGCGGCGGGGGGGCGCTGGAGGCAGCGGCTCGGGCGGAGGGTGCAGCGGGGACGGGCCCGGGGCGGCGCCGGCCGGGGGGCTCCTCAACCGCTTCGTCCAGCTGCCGGCCAGGCCCCACCTGGCAG GCTCTAAGAAGAAAATACGATTGGTCCTAATTAGACGCTTCCCTCGATCTCGTCCCATCCTAAAGGTCCGTAAGAGGTCTTTCAGAGCAG GCCACCGAGCCCCACCAGCAAGGAGCGGCCATCGTTGTGTAGCAGATAACGCCAACCTGTACGTGTTCGGAGGGTATAACCCGGACTACGATGAGTCTGGCGGGCCAGAGAATGAAGACTACCCTCTCTTCAGGGAACTTTGGCGATATAATTTTGCAACAGGCGCATGGCATCAAATGGGCACCGAAGGCTATATGCCTAGAGAACTAGCATCCATGTCAC TTGTGTTGCATGGGAACAACCTGTTGGTATTTGGCGGCACCGGGATCCCATTTGGGGAGAGCAACGGGAACGACGTCCACGTCTGCAACGTGAAGTACAAGCGATGGGCCCTACTCAGCTGCCGAGGGAAGAAACCCAATCGAATATATGGACAG GCTATGGCTATCATTAATGGATCCCTATATGTTTTTGGAGGAACAACTGGTTACATTTATAGCACAGATCTACATAAATTAGACCTTAACACTAGGGAATGGATACAACTGAAACCAAACAACATGCACTGTGACATGCCAGAGGAGAG GTACAGACATGAAATTGCACATGATGGGCAGAGGATTTATATCTTGGGAGGTGGAACTTCCTGGACCGCTTATTCCTTGGATAAG ATCCATGCATACAACCTTGAAACAAACACATGGGAAGAAATTGCAACGAGACCTCATGAGAAAATAG GTTTCCCGGCAGCCAGAAGATGCCACAGTTGTGTACAAATAAAAAATG ATGTGTTTGTCTGTGGGGGATATAACGGAGAAGTGATATTGGGAGACATCTGGAAGCTAAATCTTCAAACTTTCCAGTGGGTGAAACTCCCAGCTGTCATGCCTGAACCAGTGTATTTTCACTGTGCTGCTGTCACACCA GCTGGCTGCATGTACGTCCATGGAGGGGTGGTCAACATCCACGAAAACAAACGGACTGGCTCCTTATTTAAGATGTGGCTAGTAGTCCCCAGCCTTCTGGAACTGTCATGGGAGAAGCTGTTGGGATTTTTCCCTCATCTAGCAACTCTCTCCAGATCGCAGCTTTTGCACCTTGGTCTCACACAGGGACTCATTGAGCGACTGAAATGA
- the KLHDC10 gene encoding kelch domain-containing protein 10 isoform X2, with amino-acid sequence MSAAEGGWDGNRRRGGAGGSGSGGGCSGDGPGAAPAGGLLNRFVQLPARPHLAGHRAPPARSGHRCVADNANLYVFGGYNPDYDESGGPENEDYPLFRELWRYNFATGAWHQMGTEGYMPRELASMSLVLHGNNLLVFGGTGIPFGESNGNDVHVCNVKYKRWALLSCRGKKPNRIYGQIHAYNLETNTWEEIATRPHEKIGFPAARRCHSCVQIKNDVFVCGGYNGEVILGDIWKLNLQTFQWVKLPAVMPEPVYFHCAAVTPAGCMYVHGGVVNIHENKRTGSLFKMWLVVPSLLELSWEKLLGFFPHLATLSRSQLLHLGLTQGLIERLK; translated from the exons ATGTCGGCGGCGGAGGGCGGCTGGGACGGGAATCGGCGGCGGGGGGGCGCTGGAGGCAGCGGCTCGGGCGGAGGGTGCAGCGGGGACGGGCCCGGGGCGGCGCCGGCCGGGGGGCTCCTCAACCGCTTCGTCCAGCTGCCGGCCAGGCCCCACCTGGCAG GCCACCGAGCCCCACCAGCAAGGAGCGGCCATCGTTGTGTAGCAGATAACGCCAACCTGTACGTGTTCGGAGGGTATAACCCGGACTACGATGAGTCTGGCGGGCCAGAGAATGAAGACTACCCTCTCTTCAGGGAACTTTGGCGATATAATTTTGCAACAGGCGCATGGCATCAAATGGGCACCGAAGGCTATATGCCTAGAGAACTAGCATCCATGTCAC TTGTGTTGCATGGGAACAACCTGTTGGTATTTGGCGGCACCGGGATCCCATTTGGGGAGAGCAACGGGAACGACGTCCACGTCTGCAACGTGAAGTACAAGCGATGGGCCCTACTCAGCTGCCGAGGGAAGAAACCCAATCGAATATATGGACAG ATCCATGCATACAACCTTGAAACAAACACATGGGAAGAAATTGCAACGAGACCTCATGAGAAAATAG GTTTCCCGGCAGCCAGAAGATGCCACAGTTGTGTACAAATAAAAAATG ATGTGTTTGTCTGTGGGGGATATAACGGAGAAGTGATATTGGGAGACATCTGGAAGCTAAATCTTCAAACTTTCCAGTGGGTGAAACTCCCAGCTGTCATGCCTGAACCAGTGTATTTTCACTGTGCTGCTGTCACACCA GCTGGCTGCATGTACGTCCATGGAGGGGTGGTCAACATCCACGAAAACAAACGGACTGGCTCCTTATTTAAGATGTGGCTAGTAGTCCCCAGCCTTCTGGAACTGTCATGGGAGAAGCTGTTGGGATTTTTCCCTCATCTAGCAACTCTCTCCAGATCGCAGCTTTTGCACCTTGGTCTCACACAGGGACTCATTGAGCGACTGAAATGA
- the KLHDC10 gene encoding kelch domain-containing protein 10 isoform X1, whose amino-acid sequence MSAAEGGWDGNRRRGGAGGSGSGGGCSGDGPGAAPAGGLLNRFVQLPARPHLAGHRAPPARSGHRCVADNANLYVFGGYNPDYDESGGPENEDYPLFRELWRYNFATGAWHQMGTEGYMPRELASMSLVLHGNNLLVFGGTGIPFGESNGNDVHVCNVKYKRWALLSCRGKKPNRIYGQAMAIINGSLYVFGGTTGYIYSTDLHKLDLNTREWIQLKPNNMHCDMPEERYRHEIAHDGQRIYILGGGTSWTAYSLDKIHAYNLETNTWEEIATRPHEKIGFPAARRCHSCVQIKNDVFVCGGYNGEVILGDIWKLNLQTFQWVKLPAVMPEPVYFHCAAVTPAGCMYVHGGVVNIHENKRTGSLFKMWLVVPSLLELSWEKLLGFFPHLATLSRSQLLHLGLTQGLIERLK is encoded by the exons ATGTCGGCGGCGGAGGGCGGCTGGGACGGGAATCGGCGGCGGGGGGGCGCTGGAGGCAGCGGCTCGGGCGGAGGGTGCAGCGGGGACGGGCCCGGGGCGGCGCCGGCCGGGGGGCTCCTCAACCGCTTCGTCCAGCTGCCGGCCAGGCCCCACCTGGCAG GCCACCGAGCCCCACCAGCAAGGAGCGGCCATCGTTGTGTAGCAGATAACGCCAACCTGTACGTGTTCGGAGGGTATAACCCGGACTACGATGAGTCTGGCGGGCCAGAGAATGAAGACTACCCTCTCTTCAGGGAACTTTGGCGATATAATTTTGCAACAGGCGCATGGCATCAAATGGGCACCGAAGGCTATATGCCTAGAGAACTAGCATCCATGTCAC TTGTGTTGCATGGGAACAACCTGTTGGTATTTGGCGGCACCGGGATCCCATTTGGGGAGAGCAACGGGAACGACGTCCACGTCTGCAACGTGAAGTACAAGCGATGGGCCCTACTCAGCTGCCGAGGGAAGAAACCCAATCGAATATATGGACAG GCTATGGCTATCATTAATGGATCCCTATATGTTTTTGGAGGAACAACTGGTTACATTTATAGCACAGATCTACATAAATTAGACCTTAACACTAGGGAATGGATACAACTGAAACCAAACAACATGCACTGTGACATGCCAGAGGAGAG GTACAGACATGAAATTGCACATGATGGGCAGAGGATTTATATCTTGGGAGGTGGAACTTCCTGGACCGCTTATTCCTTGGATAAG ATCCATGCATACAACCTTGAAACAAACACATGGGAAGAAATTGCAACGAGACCTCATGAGAAAATAG GTTTCCCGGCAGCCAGAAGATGCCACAGTTGTGTACAAATAAAAAATG ATGTGTTTGTCTGTGGGGGATATAACGGAGAAGTGATATTGGGAGACATCTGGAAGCTAAATCTTCAAACTTTCCAGTGGGTGAAACTCCCAGCTGTCATGCCTGAACCAGTGTATTTTCACTGTGCTGCTGTCACACCA GCTGGCTGCATGTACGTCCATGGAGGGGTGGTCAACATCCACGAAAACAAACGGACTGGCTCCTTATTTAAGATGTGGCTAGTAGTCCCCAGCCTTCTGGAACTGTCATGGGAGAAGCTGTTGGGATTTTTCCCTCATCTAGCAACTCTCTCCAGATCGCAGCTTTTGCACCTTGGTCTCACACAGGGACTCATTGAGCGACTGAAATGA